TGGGAACATTGCCTGTGTTTTTCCTGCTGAGACAAGTCAAAAAATGTTCTGTGAAGTGCCAGTCacagaaaacaaagagaacacAAAAGGCAACCAGCCAAAATGAAAAAGCTTTTTTCTAATTTAGTCCCAAGAAGCTGAGGTAAAGCATAAAGACGCACTAGACATTCATGATAAGTGAAATGTGAAAACGCATCACCACAATTTAAGTAATAAAACAAAACTCCATGTTGCatcaatggaaaaaaacaaagagtAACAACGTCATAGCAAATTGCATTTATAATTCTCCTATGTTGTTCCATAAAAACTTTGTACCCTATCTTCTATAGGAGCCTCATTCAACATCTTGATGTGTAGCAGAAGGTTGTTGCAGAACATGGcagcaatgtaaaaaaaaaaaaaaaaaaagaaaaagatttctggattaacccatcaagacccaaacatccaccttctaccaaaagcatctaccgatgtaaaatgtttaatacctgttgatccaataatcctatcaatacatgtaaataattggtgtaaaatatagtttgtcatcttttcatgatcatcagatatgacccatttggacgttcagaggctctgtagtgaacgttgaAATACTGCCATCTTCtatagcattgattcaccagtaaaacccatggtttgGATCAATAagagtggatggacgcacttggtttatgttcagttaatgatagatttgctgaaaaagtcactttttcttcaattatctgtttttgatatttaactctcaactttactctgagcttttataaacatttacatgaataataaattaaatttagaaaaatacctgattttcactgaaaaaacacaataaatagaaGATACTATTAcaattaaatggtgataaatcacttaaggaaagttaaatatagagaaaaaattattcaggaactgccataaaagtaacactgggtccttatgggttaattatttaCTCAAgactataatataataatattacatATATAATGCAGCTGGAAACTGTCCTATACCTCTGAATTCATCGCTATCAGTCAAATATAAATGAATATACAGGTTAATTTATGTGTGTTGTAAATGTTTGGTGTGTGCAGGTTCAGCCGTGGTGGACTGGCTGGTGTTCATGCAGCTGGTTCTGACCCGTGTAGAGGCAGTAACGCTGGCTTCGGCCCTGCTGGAGGAGGGTTTCCTGAGGACAATCGGCCTGAAGAGTGCGGAGGCTCTTCGCACCGCTGGCCTCAGTGAGCAGCTTGTGGACGACTCGACAGCTCTGTACAGCTTTGTAAGTATCAGGCAGTGAGAGCGCTGTCCGCCTCCTCATATTGTGATGATGCCAAATTCCTCTGTAAATGTGGTTCTTCTTTCAGAATTAGTCACTCCAAAGATTTCAGACTTTGTTTATTCTATTTCCTTTATTTCGGGCTATGGTTTCCATAACAAATAATGTGCATTAACCCAAAccagtaactgaaaaaggaacagGAGCAAGATAAAATCCCATTTTACCTGCCTCTTTTTTAATGTCAGTGTGAACTCTTTATTTgatcactgttttttttcctaccaaaaacagaaatcacattttattccaacttgatAATATTTCATTAAATGAGCTCTGAAGTTTGTACATTTCACATACAAGCCGTTCTTCTTGCTTTTAAAGACAAGAAAGCAATATTTTGAACACTTCATAgatcataataatatatgagATTAGAACATGTTGGGCCCAATACAGacccttgtgggaccccacattcAAACCTATACAAACTATCAACTGCACAAACTGTTTTCTAGTAACTTCCTAACTTCTGAAAATATTTGCACAAGTTATgagcaaatgtttctgtttttccaGACTGAAACGGCAAATAGCAGGTTGTAGATTGacgatgtttttatttcagtctgaaagCTTAAAAAAGAGAGGCAGTGTGAAGGCACAGACATCTCTGTCTGCAGTGGAACTGAGTGGAAAAGTCATGAAGAGAGGATATCTGCTTAAACAGGTAAACACTGTTCATTATATGCTGTCTCATATCTAGCTTTTATGTCTTGGCTTAAAGTtttaatctaagtttttttttcttcttcaaacaaaggGACACAGAAGGAAAAACTGGAAAGTGAGACTCTTTGTGCTGCGTTCAGAGCCTGCTTTCCTTCATTACTATGACCCTACAACAGtaagtggaaaatgaatgaaatctgcACTGAACAACATATTTATTTTGCACCACAAGCTGCTTAAAACATGACAACACATGACATAGTCCAAACAAAGTCTGTGTTGTCTTTGCTGTCTGTGTGGTTGCTTATGACtacttctgtttttgttcatcatCCTCATAATTCTCAGTAACTGACTTCTGCATCTGTGAATAAGCCTGATCCGTTTCCTGTCTTATGTCATTTTCAGGATGACATCAGCCCTGTCGGCGGCTTCTCACTGCGAGGTTGTCTGGTGTCAGCTCTGGACGATAATGGAGTTCCCTCAGGTGAGTCACCGTCTCAAACTCCAGTCGccacaaaaacatttagaaacaagaACTTCAAACAAGTAATTGCATAGGACAATGACTTAAAAGTAAGACTATGTCTGTACATAGGAAGTCATTAAATGATGAATGTGTTTTGAGAGTTGAATGATAGGGTACAATATAATGATTTAAGAACGGGGACAAAAACTTAATTAAAAGTTCCTAGGTCAAACACTCGCCAATGTTGTTTTGAGACGaaaaatttttgtaattttgcttCAGACCTCAGAATCAAGCCATCACAAGACAAATATACACTAAGATGTCAGCAaatgtatctttgttttaacatgttTACCTTGTGGTcgttgtgaaaaaaaattaactttgtatAAATTAGATCGATGTATGGATGTCATGATTTCTTTTTATAGTTATTTTGTCAGATAAATGTGTCAGAGACCAAAGTTGCAAACATGTAGGCATATCTCACCAtcaaaactctactcaaatagtGGCTGACTTGTGTCTTGAGATAACTTTTACTTCTATTATGTTGTTCTTGTATTATtctatttgtatgttttaattgTGATGTATTTTATTACCTGGCTAGAGACTATGGATGCAAATTATCATGTTAGGTATAATATGACATTTTTACATCTGATGTTGTCtcaatacagatgttcattaatatgcactatcctcaccaaataaacacacaaaataaatctATAAATAGGCAGAAGCATCCAGGTTTTAGATAAAGAGATATCACTGAAATGCACACAGTATCAAAAATGTGTTCACCTTTTATTTTATGTGACTTTTAAGTGACTATTTCTGATATTATGTGTCTATCCAGCCTAAAAAGCCTGACATCTCTTTTCTTACATCTTCCTCAACACAGGTGTAAAAGGCAACGTTCAAGGCAACCTGTTTAAAATCATCACTCAGTCTGAGACGCATTTCTTCATCCAGGCTCCGACTCACCAGGAGAAGATGGACTGGATAGAGGCCATCAGAGAGCAGACATAGAGCTGTGTACTGGGGTGAAAAAGATATACACATTCCATGAATGTACTGCAAATACTGGTAACTACTGGCAACATACAATAAAATCAACATCAAAATGTTACACAATATTTCCGTCCAAATCTCCAATAATGTAGATTTCCACAAAATGTCTCATTTTCAgcttgtttttactgtatttagaGTTTGCATTGACAGATAGTTGTAGCATTGTCtcttgttttatgtattttaagcATTGTTTCATCATTAAATCTATTCTTGTTTTATGTACtcctttttgtattttgtataaaTCCTCACAAACCAAAAGCATGCACATGCAGAGACAGGAAAAGCCCgaggaagtattttcatagttaTGACATTTTAATGAGTTCAAGTGAAGGAGGCGCTCCCAGAAAAGTAGACAGACACTCCTCCAGCTGAGTCAAACCTTTATCTGAGTGAGTCAAGGTGAGTTGGTCCATGATCCATAGTCCAAACCATGACATAAGTGTCCACTTGCAAAATACATTCACTAAAGCAGTTAAGTAAAGCATAGTAAAGTACttgtattttatgtaattttatactTCCACTTCTCAGAGGCATATATCCCATAAAAACCCAGctctgcttttgtggcagttcccatatgagtTTTTCCCCTAAATTtatcctttctgaagtgatttatcaccatttattatcatattttcctctttgttctgcattatttcagtgaaaatcatgtattttgttatatttaattcactgatcatatagatgttcataaaagctcagattaaagtttagggatattatatcagaaacagagaaaactaaagaaaaaaggttgtttttcagtcaaatctctcattaactgaacataaacctggtgtgtccatccactgtcactgatccaactccatgggttttactggtgaatcaatgttgttgaagatgacggtgtttccacggtaactatggagcatctgaatgtccaaatgggtcatatctgatgaccgtgaaaaggtgaataactgtattttacaccaattattgacatggattgataagatttttttggatcaacaggtattaaacagtttagattagtagatggttttggtcaccagtggatgtttgggtctttatgggatatacTTTTTACTGCACTACATTAGACTGACATGTCCATTGGGTACTTAAAAAACTGATGCCAAAGTGATACAAACAGACAAATACTAGTGGGGAGATTTAAAGCTGAAGGAGTCAGAATCAAGGGGAAAATATTCATGCCGTGAAGGAAAAATTCCAAGCTTCTGTGTTGAGACACGTAGTAGAGCAACAGAATCACTCTATAATAACAGCTCTCACTCATCTATTACctctcctgtctgaaaacacctgtgatttcaCAAAATCTACATCACTTTACACGTttgacagcctgaaaacacaggtaACAAGTAGAGAAGAACCCTGAAGTCTCATGGCTTTACAGTTGAATTACAGTAAAgataattatagatttttttaccCATTGAAGATAAAAAAAACCAATCAAGTTCTGCAGCTTTAAATCAAGACTTTCCTCATAACACCTAGATGTCTCACTACTGGTTGAGTCattaaaatgaaagtaaaataacCACTtcgtattaaaaataaataaataaacaaaaattaagcaATGCAGCTTTAAAGTTGTGTAATACTAATTAAAACATATTTAAATGTTAGAGTTAATCTCATGTATTTAATGCAGCCCAAGTATTCAATATTACTACATTAAATAAGAAAGCCGACTGCGCAGATTTATACCAAATTTTGTCAGATTTACTAAATATTTGTCAAAAATCCCTTTAGATTTTAGGTCTAAACCTCTGAGGTAGCCTTTAGACATTGGGGTTGGTCTTACTGGAATAATTTTCGCATATTTATTAATGTTCAATTCAAATATATTCTATCTCtgatgtaaaatttaaaaaatgaatctaAGGTATAGAAACCATGGTAGACTAGAAACATAGAAAGTAGAAAATTACCGAAATCTGTGAGAGATAAATCTCATTTTGCTTTCATTATTGAAGTTTACTCAGTATACAGTTGGACAGAATCAATTAAATTTAAATCTATTTAACCTTACATTAAATAACAATACCCTCAGTCTATAATCAGTAAATATTGTGTTTCACTTTATTTTATAGTGTCCTTTTGGTTTTCATACtttacattttgtacattttgttaataataattacatacttTGACTTTGTCAGGTCTTGAAAACAGACCTTTTACTTGCAGTGGggtattttcacagttttttttagtacttttacttCTAAACTTCTGGGCTAATATGACTCTGTACGACAAGTTTTGAAATCAATCCAAACAGGACCATAAAGCAGACGGAAATTACAACCAACGTGATTTATTGCAGTGATGTCAAGTCAGtatgaaacatttacaaaaaaaagtgcttGTGGTGAATGAAAAGCCCTTAGACCAGTTGGTGCTTTTCTTAACTTAAGTTTATAATTGTACAATAACAGAAAGTGTGACGTAATCCAATCTTTCCTGCTTTATGATTAATCTGGACCCAAACTAAGGGAAATAAAACATACTGCGTATTATTGGCATGCACTAATGTAGGCTACTTTACAATATTACACCTGTTACAGTACTTAACTGGGTACAGAAAGACAATCGTTTTTTATCAGTTTCAGAAACATTCATCTTCGTGAAGAGGCTCGTAAACTTAAGTGCTTTCAGAGAGATCAAACACATCATCTAAACTCCCTTTTTAACAATAACAATCACTTCAGATAACAAATTCAATTTCCTTACTATACCTCGAAGGATGCAGCACGCCTCTTTGTAGATTTGTACAAACAAGGGAAAATATTGCCACATTTCTTAAAACAAATTTTCCTTCAATTTAAATCAATTTGTGTTGATGTAAGACATCTATGACTGTTACATTCAGTCAGTATCTTCGAGTTCCTAAACAGGTAATCTGGTGAAGGCACTTTGTCTTAACACACGATTACGAGGCAGGTGTAATTTTGTCTGGAACTAGAAAACCCATCGTGGGTTAATTTGTTCATTCAAGTAGCTCTATCTAATTCTACATACAGTCTACTGTCCCCCAACATCCTCTGCTTTTTGTGGGTGAGACACTGACGTTTAGGCCACCTTGGTGAGCTGTAGATCTCCAAACACTCGTAAGGCAGTGAGGGAGGCGAGCTTTGGGAGGCGGTGGGTGAAGCCACACAGAGGCTGACCGTCCACCAAGATACGAAACTGCTGGTGCTCACAAACGATCTCCATCTGAGAAGAAAGGAGGAGAAGACAGGGACTTTAGAATGTTTCAGGTTTTGATATTCTGGTAATTACCCagacccccaaaggggaggcaaggggtatggtttttggttcagtttgtttgtttaacactctagcagcaaaactattgggtttatagattgccagtgacccagaacagatctgataacattttggggaaagtaggtcaaagtttttaaaatcttttttctctcccatttacttacgatgggcaacatttcacatgtctataaaaacatcaattttgtttcaatttacttcaaacttggcacatatatagaagcaactgatatgctgacatcagcacacgcatagacatgatgacatcagctcgatcgatgccaaaataagctacaatacatgcaatgggcagggtttgttgtggtCTGGCACTACTTAGTGTGATGTTTTTGGTGCCTTCACTGTGTGAAACAATCAGTGTCAGTTCAGTCTAAACCCCATACAATGTACTACATATACGAAACCTGTACAAGCATTGAGCATActttgtgtaaataaacagtaaattacATCTTTATGGCTGTAATGCTCAGGGTGTGAGTACATGCCACTTCGTGAAAGTGTCCTTACCAGTTAGGGACACCTGGTAACCTTGGTAACCAGACAATCTCACTTCAAAACTGCGTGTATACTATACTACAAACTGTACCAGCACCTGTGTAATACTACACACTAGAGCTGGGCGATATGGACAGAAACAATACatgatatttttttaattctaggtTATGGACGATGTAAGATTTTGATTGATTAATACTTGAACTAGGAtaaaacatgatttaaaaaacactttctttactaaaactatatgTCATATCTGACTGAAAAACATGTGAAAAAACAGCCTAATACTATGTGACGCAAACAAGCTTTGGATTTGTGTTCAGCAATAAAAATCTCCAGAGGAATAACCtttgattttgtgattttttggcatttttcacaAAATTCAGAGACCAATACCTTGATTAATTGAATTAATTGTATATACGGCCCAGCCCAACAACTGACTGCTGCTACCAGGCCATATTCACCTTCTTTCATCGTCTGTTACTGCCATTGCTGCATTGCATTTTGGGATATTTATGCTGGTGAAGTGTCCAGAGCTTGTATACTGTAACATTTACTTAGAAATAGTCTGCAATTCACATACTCATGGtttcagacattaaaaaaaaaaaagtatactgtTTTAGCCTGTTAATTAGCGTGTCAGCATAGAATTTCTGTGTATAATGGGGTGGGAATCACAGTATCAGTGGAAATCATAGCATCAAATTCTGCAATACACTGAAGACAGCCACCTACAATGTCTGTCTACCTGGTGCAGAAAAATACCCCTAAAAGGCAAAAACCTTGAATACGCTTAGTGCCTCTTTAACTCATACTGAATGTGACTTattttgttttagaaaatagtGATATTAGAGAGGAAGTTCTCTGACATATTCCCATGGATATTGTTTTCCCACCCCTATTGTAAACAGATGTCAGACTGACTTAAGCACAGCATTATTCAGTAATAATTGATGTATTTACTgtaaggttaaaggtgaacaATTTCTTTAACTTTCTTGAAGATTTACTCCCATTTGTCTAGAAGGAGCTGTGAATGTTTCCTACATGTCAGACAGTTGGCAAACTTTTTAATCCATTTATGGTGTTACAGTTGGTTTTAATTCTGCAAAAAATTAGGCGTTTGCCCAAAAGCATTCAGAAAACAATGActcatttttgttgttaaaagagAAGGAAGTAGTAATTAGGCCAAATATATCCAGtctggagtcttttttttttttttttttaaaggcgaGTCTAAGTGACCAGAAAGGAATAATAGTTTGTAAACTGTGCTGAGTTTGATGCAATCAGGCTGTGTCACATTCATCTGGTGATGAGATAAAGTGATTAGCATAGTCTTTTTCAAGTGATTCGATCTATTTCAGTtgattactttttattttttctttcagtttcatATCTAATTATTTTTCTGAGTTCAaagtagtttttatttaatttttatttggtttcatGTATTATTAGGAAGGGCAGGGTTTTTAGAATGTatgacataaaaaatattttcaacctTATTTAGTATATTGATTAAATGAATCATTAACATTGGGTAAACAATTTTAATGGAGCAGAGTTTATCTACAACTCTATGTTGTTTCAGTTTGTATTTCATTAGccattatatttttatttgttttttgtgtttatttctgtTAGCAGTTTTTTTGCTGCTAGGTTTTACTCTGATCACATAAGATAAGATTCACTTGTTGAATTATAATTATTTTAACCAGTATTATTTAAGTAAATAATCATGGAAGTAAGTGCTAATACACATATTAAGTTATGGAAAGAACAGAGTTGTCCATGAAGATAAGAGCTGAGACATCTGAAGTCAGACAGACCTTAGAAATGAACTATATTTATTTACATCTTCAGAAACTCTAGATTTTTTAAGAACTACGAAGGATGAAGTATCCCTCATTTTGTAGCTTGGTCGATGGCATTTAGCAAAATATCAgacacaattcttttttttttttttttttttgtacattttttaaaacagAGTATTTTTATACATCTCATTACATGTTACAGAGGACCTAGAACTCCTGGACCACACACACATTACAATCAGCCTACACAGAGGATTACACTCACAACCACTGGAACCAGAAAATAACAGACAGGACACCAGCAGCTCTCCAATAAAAGCATTAAGTTCAATTGAAAATCATTTGTGGTTAAAACACAAACTTATGAAACACATGGATCAGGTCTTGGTTTGACCAGAATGGGCAGCATTAGTTCGAGTTTTAGCTCCACTGGTAAAGTGTTGGCAAAGCAGGGCTTCATTTAGCTGTCAGGGTCACTTTTTCTGCCCCTCAATGCCTAAAGTCTACTATCAGATTATGAGCGTACCTTGAAGGACTCTCCGGGGGCGAAGGGGAAGAAGGAGAGGGTGTTTTCAGATGGACCCCACTTTCCGTTGAGGCGGGCGTTTCGATGGATGGCCTTATCCATGAAGCTGACCTTTAACTGAAGCCCCACATCAGCCTCTGTGTCCTCCTCCTGAGGCTGACAGGACACTGTCACCTCCATGCTGCAAACACACATGATCTGAATACACAATATGTGCAGCATTGGACATTTCTGTCTGTGCTTCTTAAGTTCTGTCTTTATCTTAGTTCTCAAATGTGGTTTTATGACAGTTCATTAGACAACAGTGACATCTTCTGGTTTTTATGGCAACTAGAATGTAATTTTATACTCGGTGAATTATGTTTTGTCTTAAACTGCCTcatgatttaataaaataatgcaatattttactttatttctgtGCACAGTTATGTTTATTTCACTAAATCTATGATGCTGATTACATACAAAGTTAGACTCTGTGGCTTTATCCtgcacaaaatgtttttttgcaattcACTTTTGGCAAGAATCCAACATAATTTTGTCATAATAATATATTTGATTTCAAGGTGCTTTTCACAACACTCAAGGTCTCTTcacatcaaataaaataataataaaacatacaaTAAGCAACAAGGCACCGAGGTAGACATGAATATTGTAAAAATCTATGTTTGGATCAGCATTGATAGTTTTGGTGTTAAAGTGAGTAGGTTAATTTAACATCAGCAGGGTATTTTAACAATGTGTTAATGGCAGAAAAAAGGTATAACAAAATGTTCTTGTTTTGATATataaactgttgaatctacatgtcATTCTAACATTTGTCCTTTATTTTGAATCACtgagagaaataaaaacaatatttctTGAAGGAAAAGGAAAGTATCTGTCCATCCAGTGCCAGATTTCACTAAATTGCTGgtactataaataataaaattgaACGAAAAAGGCTTTGAATGCGCAAGTCTGTGCAAAACTCTTTtaagatatatttttaaaataaaaaaaaaaaaggcttaaaatAAACATTCAAGTTACAGTCTGTGTTCAGTAAATGGGTCCTTTGGGAGCTTTTGTCTTAAAAATTCTTCTGATGCTTTTGACCAAAAATAAGTTTCATGGCATGAAAAAGTTCGGCATCATAATTCATTTTGTTTggacatttcatttatttcttctACTTGATATAGGCTACTTGAtgactaaatgaataaatacccTGCTGATGTTATCAACCAAAGAAATTCCAGAGTGACTCGTTTGATTTCATGGGATTTTCAGCTCTCCCATGCTCATTCACAGACTAACCTATAATTAGGAAACGCATTGGCAATACTAACATATTTTCCCAGAACAGGCACAAACTGGGTGGTTGGCAAATGCCCCCAAAACACAGACAGCTGTTGTCTATGTACTTTAACCTTGTGCTTTTTACTGCAGGTTTCATCTTTAACTTTAATTTGCTGCCACGTCATATGTGCAACAGTCGACGTCAATAATACATGGGTTCTCCGGtttattgtgcaaaaaataattcTAAATGGAACAGGTGTGTGCACTAaccttttgggttttttgttaacAATTCCCATAACAACCAGTTTCATTGAAGGCCGCAGCCCACCCTTTATCTCTCCGATATACTCCTCCTGTGAAACAATAGAAATGTAGACAGATCATCGAGCAGAGGATGAGGCCTATTGTTAAACACAGCTCAGGTCTATTATCAGGGAGGTCCATCATCAAACTGGGTCCTGTCTGTGCTGGACTCCGTACCCACCTATGGCACCGATGGGAACAATAGACTTATTGATCCCATTTTTAACAGTCAGTGACTCAGCTGCACAAACTATTTAACCTACCCGTGCTGTGTTCTCCAACCTACAATCATTTGAATTAAACTGCAATGGTGCATGCATCTCACAGCAAGCAAACAAAAACACTACGTACATTGTCTTTCTTGTCCTTTTCTTCCATTCCACTCAGGGCGTGATGCGGTGTGGAGCTTTGCAGCAGTGATGCCAACTGAAGACTGGCTGACTCTGCCTCCAGTTGGCAAACCCCGCCCGCACCGCGTTGTCATAGAGACAGGCTCCCAATTTGGCACCGAGGATGGagggagacagaggagagacaggggTCCACTACAGCACGAAATAGATCAGATCCAGTGAATTTAGGATGGAAATCTGGGAAATGGTCGGGGTGCATCAAAAAAAGGTCGATTTAGGTTCTGATATGTAAAGGTGTTATTTCAGTGCAACAGTCACCTTTAATGACACGCCCTCATAGGTTGACTACCTGAACACCATGTCCACTCTTTTGTCCTtgcaaataaaaacactgttcCCACCTGTAAGACCCAatttagtctttttttccccaatgtTGTTTGCATATCTTTTTGAATTTGACAAATGAAGGCATCATTTTAtattattctctctctctctctctctctctctctaatctcatttttttttaaccctttcatgcatgaattataagaaccttagtcaaaaaatttttcttcagtgtttttattcctccttgggcatgaaaaaaaaaaacaatgcaaatgattttttttttcattgagttacaaaaatgtccgtgctttacatttttgaagtaaagaaacaagtgtttaaatcccaatatcagaaagtgacgtgaaaacaatgaaataaaaacgtttttaatgctgctaatctgatgttttctcacattttaacatattctaacgttagttattactcacttcatggagataatatgcaaaaaaaaaaaaaaaaaaaaacgtctaacaattaacaacggattcacacttaaacatgttactgcagatcaggtttatcaagaacagcaaagttacagcaatggtctgaatgtcagtgtatgagatggtgcgtaagtgtccactgtgttggctgatatggaactaaaacaacaaaatccatgaatatacaacagttttgaataactgtccact
This portion of the Sphaeramia orbicularis chromosome 22, fSphaOr1.1, whole genome shotgun sequence genome encodes:
- the plek2 gene encoding pleckstrin-2, with protein sequence MEKKNTILREGFLVKRGHLVPNWKARWFVLMPDKLLYYKYEGSKRDSCQRGKILLKDCVITCPFLECENRPLVLKLQTKNSVEHFLEACSREERDEWAADITSVVHKLQTGDGGKVTNQQDTAASELHNVIDLSKVLDSMYDVHSGIKMSSHVEQGNTYSNCFSGSAVVDWLVFMQLVLTRVEAVTLASALLEEGFLRTIGLKSAEALRTAGLSEQLVDDSTALYSFSESLKKRGSVKAQTSLSAVELSGKVMKRGYLLKQGHRRKNWKVRLFVLRSEPAFLHYYDPTTDDISPVGGFSLRGCLVSALDDNGVPSGVKGNVQGNLFKIITQSETHFFIQAPTHQEKMDWIEAIREQT
- the LOC115413159 gene encoding galectin-related protein B is translated as MEEKDKKDNEEYIGEIKGGLRPSMKLVVMGIVNKKPKSMEVTVSCQPQEEDTEADVGLQLKVSFMDKAIHRNARLNGKWGPSENTLSFFPFAPGESFKMEIVCEHQQFRILVDGQPLCGFTHRLPKLASLTALRVFGDLQLTKVA